The Dyadobacter sandarakinus DNA window AGAGTACTTCAAAAAGCCTGTCTGCAACCACCTTCTCGTCTCCCGGCTGCATCTGACCGGTTGTGATAGAAACAAATGTACTGCCCTCGTCGCTGCCGCCGCCCAGTGCAATGCGCGGTTTGGTACGACCAAAAAGCTCGGCGATTTCCTCACCTGTGATGTGCAGCTTTGCCGGATCCCAGGATACTTTTAGCTGCGGGGTACGATTAGAAAGATCAGTAGGCTCTATCACCTTTGTTTTCACAGATTCAACCGCATTTACGCGCTTGGAAATGCTGTCGAGCCAGGTCAGCCACCTTTTCCACTCTCCTTTATGGTCACGTTTGGTCCAGGCTTCTACGGCTGCCACCATTCCCATCGTTTCTTCACGGCCTACCTTATTGTCGCGTCCGGGACCGTGGTGCGGAGCACTGGCCTGCCAGGCAGACATCAACAAATCCTTGCGGCCCAGTACCAAACCTGCACACTGAGGCCCGCAAATGGCTTTTCCTCCACTGTACACCACCACATCGGCTCCCAGTTTCAGGTGAACGTTCGGAATGGTCAGGTCCTCCGCCGCGGCGTCTATCAGGATGGGTATGTTCTTGGGTTTTGCAATTTTCGAAATTGCTTCCAGCGACATAGGCCCGCTCATCGACTCGCTGCCTGCCATCAGGTAAATCATCGCAGTTCGGGAGCTCATCGCATTGCGTAGCTCTTCAATGGTTTCAACAGTTACAATCTTCACCCCTACGTTGCGCAGCGAGTGGTCGTAAACGTTGCGGGAGTAAGCCGGTATGATCACTTCGGTCTTGTCAAAACCGGTCAGATCGGGCACCCTGATCAGCTTTTCGGGATTGCCGCCGGTCACACAGGCTACGGTGACGTGCTTCATACCAGCTGCACAACCCGATGATACGAGGCCCCACTCGGCGCCGGTAAGCTCGGCAAGGCGCTGGCCGGCACCATAAGCCAGCTCATCATACTGCACAAATACCTGCGCTGCTGCGTCCATCGCCGCCCTTACTTCCGGCCTTTCAATGGATCCGCCAATGATCGTGAAAGTTCCGCGGCAGTTGATGATCGGCTCTACTCCGATAGATTGGTACAGCTGCTTGCCGGCTGCGCTGTCGACCACGGCGGCAGTTGTTTCGGGTGCCTGGTTTTTGGGGACCATCGCGCTTCCCGCCAGCGGGAGAAGGGACAAATCCCTGATGGCATCTCTTCGTTTCATTTTCTTCAAATTATATTAAATAAACGTATCTGCAACTGTAAGTCACCGGTATGCCACAAGCCGGTATGCTGTTTTACCGGGCTTCAAGACTTTAAAAATAATATTTTGGATTTAATAAATAGTGTAGCGTAATATATCGTGCAGAGAAGCAAAAGACAGGCGAGTTTAACATTAAATAGACTCTAAACCAAATTTGGGGACAGCTGATAATTATGATAAATATTTCAATCAAAGGATAGTCTTTATACTACAAAGCTGAGTTTGTTAGTACTAGGGACAAAGGTCAGCGGGGCGATTATTGAAATGGGTACGCGGCTGTGTAAGACAACTTGCCGAAACATTTTTCCAAAGAAATTAGACTTATTTGGAGCTGCTGTCGCATTAAGTTAAACATGATGTAACTATTATTGTCCTAGTATTTACTCACAACTCGTTGAAATAAATCAGATTGCTATTATATTTATAAGTCAAAAAGAAAACACGTTGCCTTCCACTTCCAAACGCTCTGCATTTCTGGCCCGGCTTACCGGACGCCCCTCCCAGTTTCCGTTAAGCGCCCGCATTTTTCACTCCGTGTGCCTTATATCAATCCTGGCATTGGGCTATAATGTCCCTTTCAACTATGCCATCGGTTTGCCGTACATTGCGCTTGCCAGCTTTGTCATGTTTGTGGGAAGTTGTGGCTTGTACTACTTTTCCCGCTTCCGGCACAAGGTGACTGAAAGCGTTTTTATCCTCAATGCCATGGGGCTGGCGCTTTTTACCCTTAATTTTTTCCTGAATTCCGGCCACAGCGGGCCCAATGACCTGTTTTTTCTGCTCCTGCTGCTGCTGAGCATCAGTATCAGCCCGCCGAGACAGTACAAGGTGTGGGTACCGCTCAACATGCTGACAGTCCTTGCGCTGCATATCTTTGAATATTTTTATCCTGAACTCGTTCCCGACAGCTACACGGGACGTGAAAGCCAGCTGATTGACGGACTGTCGGCCTATGTGGTCATTGCGCTGACTGCTTTTTTATGCATGTACTTTATCCGGAAAAGCTACGATCGTGAGCGGCAGTCGGCGGTTGAAAAGTCGGGCGCAATCACGAAAAAAAACCAGCAGATCACCATTCAGAATCAGGAATTGCTGCGGCTGAACAGTGAGAAAAACAAGCTGATGTCCATCGTAGCCCATGACCTGCGCGCGCCGCTGAGCAGTATTCAAAACTTCCTGGAACTCCTTACCGACTATGACCTGGATTTTGATAAAAGACTGGAAATAGAAGGGAACTTGCTGGATTCTACCCGTGACACCCTGCAAATGCTCACCAAGCTTCTGGACTGGTCCAAATCGCAGATATACGGAGTGGTGCCACGTCCGAAGTACCTGAGCCTGCAGGCGCTGCTGGCTCCGACCATCCGCATTGAGGAAGGTATTGCCACCCGGAAAAACATCAGGCTGGATTACATCATTGATCCGGAAGCCATGCTTTTTGCCGATTCTGAAATGACGCAGGTCGTGTTTCGTAACCTGATCAGCAATGCAATCAAGTTTACGCCGGCGGGCGGTACGATTACCATTCGCTCAGAGGCACAAAACGTAGCCCAAAGTACGGGCGATGAATGCGTGATCAGTATCCGCGACAATGGGATCGGGATCTCGAAAGAGCGTCAGCAGGAGATTTTTTCACTCAATGTACAATCAACCTACGGCACCAGGCAGGAAAAGGGCGTCGGGCTCGGACTATTGTTGTGTATGGAGTTTGTGACTGCGCAAAATGGCAAGATCTGGTTTGAAAGTACGCACGAACATGGCACCTGCTTCTTTATTGCCCTGCCTTCCCATAGTGCCGAGCCTGTGGCCGCAGCCTGAGAATGGCTGATTGTTTTTGCTTACATTTGATCAAAATGTGGCGACAAGCATGAACTTTCAGGAAAGAAAAAAGCTGATCCTTGCAGCAATCCGGCAAGCCGGCAGTCTTACGGTATTTCAGCTGGCCGAAAAGCTCGGAACCTCTACGGCTACCATCCGCCGCGATCTTCACGATATTTCTGCGGAAGGCCTGCTCTTACGCACCCACGGCGGCGCCATGCAGCCCGACATGCAGCCACTCACCGCATTTATAGAAAAGGCCGGTGTACGCGATAGTGAAAAAGACCGGATTGCCAGGCTGGCAGCCGGTTTTGTACAGGAAGGCGACACCCTGTTTCTGGATTGTGGAAGTACGGTGTACAAAATGTGCAGGTACCTGAAAGGGGTGGACAATATACGCATTGTGACCAATTCCATACCCGTTCTGGCCGCCTTTGTGGATGCGCCGGGCATTCAGATCAACCTGGTTGGTGGCGAAATTGATAAAAAAAGACTGGCTGCGCATGGTTTGAAGGCAATTGAACATATCAGCAGCTACCACGCCGACAAAGCCTTTATCGGTGTGGACGGAATCTCGCCCGAAACCGGTTTAACGGCTCACAGTGAGCATGAAGCATCCATTACCTCCGCCTTTATCGCTCATGCCCGGGAGAACTTTCTACTTTGTGACTCGTCCAAGATCGGGCGCGACAGTTACCTCCGGTTTGCAGGAGTTGAAGTCATCACAACGTTAGTTACTGACAGTGAAGCAGATGTAACCAGCAGGCAACATCTGACAGAAAAAGGCGTGCGTATCCTTCTTGCCTGACCAGCTTTAACAGGCTGAACCTTACCCGTCACAGGCAACTTTCCAGGCACACTTCTTGTCCCGGTTGTGGTGATTAAAAATTCCTTTCTGCTGCGCTGCATCCCACTTGCAGCTGCCCGCAGATAAAAATTTCTATGGACATCAGAACAGATACCCTGAAAA harbors:
- a CDS encoding DeoR/GlpR family DNA-binding transcription regulator, whose product is MNFQERKKLILAAIRQAGSLTVFQLAEKLGTSTATIRRDLHDISAEGLLLRTHGGAMQPDMQPLTAFIEKAGVRDSEKDRIARLAAGFVQEGDTLFLDCGSTVYKMCRYLKGVDNIRIVTNSIPVLAAFVDAPGIQINLVGGEIDKKRLAAHGLKAIEHISSYHADKAFIGVDGISPETGLTAHSEHEASITSAFIAHARENFLLCDSSKIGRDSYLRFAGVEVITTLVTDSEADVTSRQHLTEKGVRILLA
- a CDS encoding sensor histidine kinase, with the translated sequence MPSTSKRSAFLARLTGRPSQFPLSARIFHSVCLISILALGYNVPFNYAIGLPYIALASFVMFVGSCGLYYFSRFRHKVTESVFILNAMGLALFTLNFFLNSGHSGPNDLFFLLLLLLSISISPPRQYKVWVPLNMLTVLALHIFEYFYPELVPDSYTGRESQLIDGLSAYVVIALTAFLCMYFIRKSYDRERQSAVEKSGAITKKNQQITIQNQELLRLNSEKNKLMSIVAHDLRAPLSSIQNFLELLTDYDLDFDKRLEIEGNLLDSTRDTLQMLTKLLDWSKSQIYGVVPRPKYLSLQALLAPTIRIEEGIATRKNIRLDYIIDPEAMLFADSEMTQVVFRNLISNAIKFTPAGGTITIRSEAQNVAQSTGDECVISIRDNGIGISKERQQEIFSLNVQSTYGTRQEKGVGLGLLLCMEFVTAQNGKIWFESTHEHGTCFFIALPSHSAEPVAAA
- a CDS encoding aminotransferase class V-fold PLP-dependent enzyme — its product is MKRRDAIRDLSLLPLAGSAMVPKNQAPETTAAVVDSAAGKQLYQSIGVEPIINCRGTFTIIGGSIERPEVRAAMDAAAQVFVQYDELAYGAGQRLAELTGAEWGLVSSGCAAGMKHVTVACVTGGNPEKLIRVPDLTGFDKTEVIIPAYSRNVYDHSLRNVGVKIVTVETIEELRNAMSSRTAMIYLMAGSESMSGPMSLEAISKIAKPKNIPILIDAAAEDLTIPNVHLKLGADVVVYSGGKAICGPQCAGLVLGRKDLLMSAWQASAPHHGPGRDNKVGREETMGMVAAVEAWTKRDHKGEWKRWLTWLDSISKRVNAVESVKTKVIEPTDLSNRTPQLKVSWDPAKLHITGEEIAELFGRTKPRIALGGGSDEGSTFVSITTGQMQPGDEKVVADRLFEVLSQKRTPKKAEMAEATVSLKGHWEATVEFFSSASKQTLIIEQDGNWLSGTHKGELSVRELQGTVEGNEFKMRSVDRHPADWITFLFSGTVKDDTMTGSIYMGEYMTAKFTAKRYKFEMKREKIMIPSGPPLAT